One Brassica napus cultivar Da-Ae chromosome A5, Da-Ae, whole genome shotgun sequence DNA window includes the following coding sequences:
- the LOC106431957 gene encoding uncharacterized protein LOC106431957, which translates to MGQIQGISLNKALLEGRGAAIVELLTFIQRMMTRWFCARRKKAEKHRGLVSVEVDKQMTKNMATMKGSKINAVNSWSSQILGKFGRSDKVMLAERKCSCTYFDNIKIPCGHAMLAADGIGVPYDTLCGHWYKTTVWRETYACVINHHGAARDVDIPEEVCSQVVYPPSTKRQLGRRRKTRIPSTGEIRAPKKKVTKNKCGRCREEGHNRTNYSVPI; encoded by the exons atgggtcaaatccaaggtatatcacttAACAAGGCTTTGTTGGAAGGAAGGGGAGCTGCTATAGTAGAGTTGCTGACTTTCATACAGAGGATGATGACCAGATGGTTTTGTGCAAGAAGGAAAAAGGCTGAGAAACACAGGGGTTTGGTTAGCGTTGAAGTGGACAAACAGATGACAAAGAACATGGCAACTATGAAGGGGAGCAAGATAAATGCCGTGAATAGCTGGAGCAGCCAAATTTTGGGGAAATTTGGAAGATCAGACAAAGTGATGCTAGCAGAGAGGAAGTGTAGTTGTACGTATTTTGATAATATCAAAATCCCGTGTGGCCATGCTATGCTTGCAGCTGACGGGATAGGCGTGCCTTACGACACCTTGTGTGGGCATTGGTACAAAACGACTGTGTGGAGGGAGACGTACGCTTGCGTTATCAACCACCACGGTGCTGCTAGAGATGTTGATATACCTGAAGAAGTCTGCAGTCAGGTTGTTTACCCTCCTAGTACGAAGAGACAACTTGGGAGACGTCGCAAGACACGCATACCATCGACCGGAGAGATAAGG GCGCCTAAGAAGAAAGTTACAAAGAACAAATGTGGTAGGTGCAGGGAGGAAGGACACAACAGGACTAACTACAGTGTGCCTATATAA
- the LOC106431958 gene encoding uncharacterized protein At4g04775-like, whose amino-acid sequence MSSSSSASRSQTHTTRGIPSKYWCGSNLTTFGAQTKENLYRRFYRCEIAIKRQSEHHLFKWIDEPIIDEIRMVDKKVTHLQSDFQSFKRTTTMRLQEHGKKIDESLLEMKRIFHDQTILLEELRNQSTSVLDAKSHCPLLNVAAAAIALGTLAWLYAKMTSI is encoded by the exons ATGAGTTCATCTAGTTCTGCATCTCGCTCTCAAACACACACAACACGGGGCATTCCTTCCAAATATTGGTGTGGGTCGAACCTGACTACCTTTGGTGCTCAGACCAAAGAAAACTTATACCGCCGTTTCTACAGATGTGAAATCGCCATCAAG AGGCAATCTGAGCACCACCTTTTCAAATGGATAGACGAGCCCATCATCGACGAGATTAGAATGGTTGATAAAAAGGTCACCCACCTTCAGTCCGATTTCCAATCATTCAAGAGGACAACAACTATGCGTCTGCAGGAACATGGCAAAAAGATTGACGAGAGCCTCCTGGAGATGAAAAGGATTTTTCATGACCAAACTATCCTCCTTGAAGAATTAAGAAACCAATCAACCTCAGTTCTGGATGCTAAATCCCATTGCCCGCTCCTCAACGTGGCTGCTGCTGCCATTGCTCTAGGTACCTTGGCGTGGTTGTATGCAAAAATGACCAGCATCTGA